A single window of Carassius auratus strain Wakin chromosome 9, ASM336829v1, whole genome shotgun sequence DNA harbors:
- the LOC113108480 gene encoding gamma-crystallin M2-like, whose amino-acid sequence MMGKVIFYEDRNFQGRSYECMSDCGDFSSYMSRCHSCRVESGCWMMYDRPNYMGNQYFFRRGEYADYMSMFGMNECIRSCRMIPMYRGSYRMRIYERENFMGQMYEMMDDCDSIMDRYRMSQCQSCHVMDGHWLFYEQPHYRGRMWYFRPGEYRSFRDMGGMRFMSMRRIMDSWY is encoded by the exons ATGATGGGCAAG GTCATCTTCTACGAGGACAGGAACTTCCAGGGTCGCTCTTATGAGTGTATGAGCGACTGTGGTGACTTCTCCTCCTACATGAGCCGCTGTCACTCTTGCAGAGTGGAGAGTGGATGCTGGATGATGTACGATCGCCCCAACTACATGGGAAATCAGTATTTCTTTAGGAGAGGAGAATATGCTGATTACATGTCTATGTttggaatgaatgaatgcatcagGTCCTGCCGTATGATCCCCATG TACAGGGGATCCTACAGAATGAGGATCTATGAGAGGGAGAACTTCATGGGTCAGATGTACGAGATGATGGATGATTGTGACAGCATCATGGACCGTTATCGCATGTCTCAATGCCAGTCCTGTCATGTGATGGACGGCCACTGGCTCTTCTATGAGCAGCCccactacagaggcaggatgtggTACTTCAGGCCTGGAGAGTACAGGAGCTTCAGAGATATGGGTGGCATGAGATTCATGAGCATGAGGCGTATCATGGACTCCTGGTACTAG
- the LOC113108479 gene encoding gamma-crystallin M2-like isoform X2: MMGKVIFYEDRNFQGRSYECMSDCGDFSSYMSRCHSCRVESGCWMMYDRPNYMGNQYFFRRGDYADYMSMFGMNNCIRSCRMIPMYRGSYRMRIYERENFMGQMYEMMDDCDSIMDRYRMSQCQSCHVMDGHWLFYEQPHYRGRMWHFGPGEYRSFSNMGGMRFMSMRRIMDSWY, from the exons ATGATGGGCAAG GTCATCTTCTATGAGGACAGGAACTTCCAGGGTCGCTCTTATGAGTGTATGAGCGACTGTGGTGATTTCTCCTCCTACATGAGCCGCTGTCACTCTTGCAGAGTGGAGAGTGGATGCTGGATGATGTATGATCGTCCCAATTACATGGGAAATCAGTATTTCTTTAGGAGAGGAGACTATGCCGACTACATGTCTATGTTTGGAATGAACAACTGCATCAGGTCCTGCCGTATGATCCCTATG TACAGGGGATCCTACAGAATGAGGATCTATGAGAGGGAGAACTTCATGGGTCAGATGTACGAGATGATGGATGATTGTGACAGCATCATGGACCGTTATCGCATGTCTCAATGCCAGTCCTGTCATGTGATGGACGGCCACTGGCTCTTCTATGAGCAGCCCCACTACAGAGGCAGAATGTGGCACTTTGGCCCTGGAGAGTACAGGAGCTTCAGCAATATGGGTGGCATGAGATTCATGAGCATGAGGCGTATCATGGACTCCTGGTACTAG
- the LOC113108479 gene encoding gamma-crystallin M2-like isoform X1, translated as MMGKVIFYEDRNFQGRSYECMSDCGDFSSYMSRCHSCRVESGCWMMYDRPNYMGNQYFFRRGDYADYMSMFGMNNCIRSCRMIPMYRGSYRMRIYERENFMGQMYEMMDDCDSIMDRYRMSQCQSCHVMDGHWLFYEQPHYRGRMWHFGPGEYRSFSNMGGMRFMSMRRIMDSWY; from the exons ATGATGGGCAAG GTCATCTTCTATGAGGACAGGAACTTCCAGGGTCGCTCTTATGAGTGTATGAGCGACTGTGGTGATTTCTCCTCCTACATGAGCCGCTGTCACTCTTGCAGAGTGGAGAGTGGATGCTGGATGATGTATGATCGTCCCAATTACATGGGAAATCAGTATTTCTTTAGGAGAGGAGACTATGCCGACTACATGTCTATGTTTGGAATGAACAACTGCATCAGGTCCTGCCGTATGATCCCTATG TACAGGGGATCCTACAGAATGAGGATCTATGAGAGGGAGAACTTCATGGGTCAGATGTACGAGATGATGGATGATTGTGACAGCATCATGGACCGTTATCGCATGTCTCAATGCCAGTCCTGTCATGTGATGGACGGCCACTGGCTCTTCTATGAGCAGCCCCACTACAGAGGCAGAATGTGGCACTTTGGCCCTGGAGAGTACAGGAGCTTCAGCAATATGGGTGGCATGAGATTCATGAGCATGAG
- the LOC113108485 gene encoding gamma-crystallin M2-like — MGKVIFYEDRNFQGRSYECMSDCGDFSAYMSRCHSCRVESGCWMMYDRPNYMGNQYFFRRGEYADYMSMFGMSECRSCRMIPMYRGSYRMRIYERENFMGQMYEMMDDCDSIMDRYRMSQCQSCHVMDGHWLFYEQPHYRGRMWYFRPGEYRSFRDMGGMRFMSMRRIMESCY, encoded by the exons ATGGGCAAA GTCATCTTCTACGAGGACAGGAACTTCCAGGGTCGCTCTTATGAGTGTATGAGCGACTGTGGTGACTTCTCCGCCTACATGAGCCGCTGTCACTCTTGCAGAGTGGAGAGTGGATGTTGGATGATGTACGATCGTCCCAATTACATGGGAAATCAGTACTTCTTTAGGAGGGGTGAATATGCTGATTACATGTCTATGTTTGGAATGAGTGAATGCAGGTCCTGCCGTATGATCCCTATG TACAGGGGATCCTACAGAATGAGGATTTACGAGAGGGAGAACTTCATGGGTCAGATGTACGAGATGATGGATGATTGTGACAGCATCATGGACCGTTATCGCATGTCTCAATGCCAGTCCTGTCATGTGATGGACGGCCACTGGCTCTTCTATGAGCAGCCccactacagaggcaggatgtggTACTTCAGGCCTGGAGAGTACAGGAGCTTCAGAGATATGGGTGGCATGAGATTCATGAGCATGAGGCGTATCATGGAATCTTGTTACTAG
- the LOC113108488 gene encoding gamma-crystallin M3-like: MGKIIFYEDRNFHGRNYETSGDCPEVTSYLSRCCSCRVESGCFMVYERTNFMGHQMLVRRGDYPDNQRIMGASISDCIRSCRMIPMHKGAFRMRIFEGENFVGQKYELMDDCESIQERFHMADCQSCNVTHGHWLLYEQPNFEGRMIYIRPGEYSSFNNIGLGPMKIHSIRRIMESC; this comes from the exons ATGGGAAAG ATAATATTCTATGAGGACAGAAACTTCCATGGTCGTAACTATGAGACTAGCGGTGATTGTCCTGAAGTGACCTCATACCTGAGCCGCTGCTGCTCATGTAGGGTGGAAAGTGGCTGCTTCATGGTCTATGAGCGCACCAACTTCATGGGTCACCAAATGCTGGTAAGAAGAGGAGACTATCCGGATAACCAACGGATCATGGGAGCAAGCATCAGTGACTGCATCAGATCTTGCAGAATGATCCCTATG CATAAAGGAGCGTTCAGAATGAGAATCTTCGAAGGAGAGAACTTTGTCGGACAAAAGTATGAGCTGATGGATGACTGCGAGTCAATCCAGGAACGTTTTCACATGGCTGATTGCCAGTCCTGCAATGTCACACATGGCCACTGGCTGCTTTATGAACAACCCAATTTTGAAGGCAGAATGATATACATCAGGCCAGGGGAGTACAGCAGCTTTAATAATATTGGTCTAGGCCCAATGAAAATTCATTCCATCAGACGCATCATGGAATCCTGTTAG